Sequence from the Lycium ferocissimum isolate CSIRO_LF1 unplaced genomic scaffold, AGI_CSIRO_Lferr_CH_V1 ctg416, whole genome shotgun sequence genome:
TACCTCCTCCCCCGCGCcgcctctttctttttttaaatttttaatcattaaaaattaattttaacaaaaactctattttaaaatctatttaaataattaaaaaaattgaaaaacccaacccatcttCTCCGATAGCCCCGCCGTATGCCTCCGCCCCCGCCCCCGccgcttcaaaatctatttaaatagcgtttttgttaaaattaatttttaatgattaaaaatttaaaaaaagaaagcggCGACGGCGGCGGAGGAGGCGGCGGAGGAGGAGGCGGCGGCAGAGGAGGCAGCGGCGGCAGTGGCGGCggtgaagtgggctatcggagaggatgggttgggtttttcaatttttttaattatttaaatagattttaaaatagagtttttgttaaaattaatttttaatgattaaaaattcaaaaaaaaagaaaaaaattcgtCTCTCACGCTCTGTTTAAAGCGATGAGCTTTCACGCGTGTTTAAATGGCACTGACGGGGTTCAAATGACACaatttatcttatgttcggggGTTCAGATGGTCAACGTTTCAGTTGGGGGGTCTAGATGgaaaatcaggacaagttcaggagtccatctatgactttggcctttcttttaagcccatccaaccAGGCTCTAACTTATTACATTGGGCATCAAAACTAAAAACTTTGTGGCGATAATGAATACTCTGTTTTATCACATTTGCAGTTTCATAGATCAGTAGCCGACTTGCTGTCTTTTTATGTGGTACACAGACATATTTCATGCAACTGCTATATTCAagtgtccatttttttttttttaagcgtaTCCGCTAGACAGGTTTTAGGGCTAgtttttattaataaataaaagttaaCCTCACAGAGAAGAGTACAAACAAGGAAATTAAGTCTTATCTTACTAAACTTAATAGGTAACAAGTACTGTCCATTATATATACCTTGCTCAAAGATTTTtacttaatttttattttaaactttGTGTCCAGTCAAgcaaaatcacataaaataagacggagccttttttttttttttttttctttttgataaggtaaataGGACGGAGCGAGTATGAAAATGTGCTGTTCTTTTTGATGAACTACTAAGAAAATAAtgccaaataaaatgaaatatagAAAGAACTAAAATACAACAGTGTACACTGTTTCTTTTCAAAATGGAGCCAACTCCATCCCAATATGGGTAcacaaaaaacaacaaaatctaaAATCCCAAAACTGGCAGCAACCTATCTTTGAAAAAACCTACCAAAACATAATACTCATTAATGGCTTTTTGGTCTAACCCATTCCTAATAATCTGTGGGAAAAATAGCCAATCACCAGTCCAAGCAACAAACCCCAACGTTAAAACTCCAGAAACCACTCTATTAATCTGCCATCCACCACCCAAAACTTTCTTCAATGTAAcctcaacacacacacaaatccCATGTAACACAAAGAACCATGTCACTTCCCAAGTAGGTCTCGCACGAGAGAGGTAATAATAAATTAACTCATGCATTAAGCCAGACACCAAAAATGTTGCAAAAATAGCCGGCAATTTCGCCAATTCCTTCCCTAAAACACGGGTTGAAATAGCCCGAACCGGAAAATAAACCGACGGGCGTAAAATACCCGGTACCATTAAGTTCCATCTACGGCCCCAAAAGTCCTGAAGTGACGTGGCGAGATATGGGTCGTTGAATTGGGTCTCAATTTCTAGTCCTAGTAGAGCTCTTGCTGGAACAACTGTGAGGCCAAGGATCAATTCTACTGCTAAGTAAACATGGAGGCAATAAAGAACCAAAATCACATTTGAGTGTAAAAGCTCCCTGTAATTGTAGGCCCATATAATAGCTCCCAAAAGGATTAATTTGACCCATATCAAACACGAATGAGTTGAAATTTTGGATCCATCTCTAGTGGCGTCTTTATTAGAAACAAACTCTTTACCTTCCGAtatgtattttcttttaaatgctTTTTCTTGAACCAatggtctatcagaaacaatcTTTGTACCTGTCACGATAGGTTCAGATttcacttgtgggattacaatgggtttgttgttgttgtctctAATGACGTGTTTATCAGAAACAACTTCTCTATCTCGTCTGTTGTTGTCGTCTACTCTAGTGACGTGTTTGGCTCTGACGGGGAGAAGGGCGATGGAGAGGAAATGAAGAAGAGGGAGAGAAGAGTAAGAGGATAAAGGTCCTTGATCGAAACAAAAAAGTAGGAGCTTAAAATTGGCGAGCCAAACGAGGTAGAAAATTGTGGGAGCACCAAGATGGAAGGAAGAGAGGTCGAGAGGGAGAATAAGGAAGAAATAGACGAttggaagaacaaaaaaaagccTAAAGATGCCGCTAGGAATACGGGTTAGGAAGTAGTAACAAAAGCATAAAGCTCCAATAGCTGCAAACCATACCCGGATGAAATTTTGGATCTCGACAGGTATATCCATGATGCCGATGCTCTGAtctgctttctctctctctagTGCTAAAGGCCCTTTTTGAGAATCCACCGTTTAAGGAAAGTCAAACCAAGCTCTCAGACATATACTCTACTAAAGGGCAAAAACGAGAAAAGGAATTGGATGCTGAAAGATTTGTCAAATTCTGGTCTTTAATTTAATACTTCAAAGAAAAACCTAAATAAATATAAAGCCTGTAGCACTTAAACCCAATGAGGTTCATCATGTGAATTGGGAGAAGTATGTATCCATTTATGTGCATCAACTATACTTAGGGTTCATTTGGTATGCGTAGATAAGTTTTAATATCCAAAGACTAAAATATTTGGTAGAAAGTATAAatttgggataaatttataccttgtaccaagaaatataaaattatctCTTGTTTGGTTTTAGGACTATAAAtctagatggtataaaataggGATAAATTTTATAATCATAATTTTGGCATTAATATCCCAGGGTTTGTTTTATCCATCAACCGGGATAAGGTTGGATATTAttttataccttgtttggttGTAGGTATAAaccaaattataaattttatctcAAATTTAGGCATGAATATCCCATTTTAGCCATCAACCTTGGCATTATTTTATACCACTTCCCATTTGGGATAAAATAGTCCCAGAATTATAATCTTAGGACAATAATCTCGGGATAATTTAGTTtgcgtaccaaacgacccctaactCTAGTATTGTCTGAGATTTTAAGAAGCAttaatttcatatttaattGGAAGTATTAGCTTAAAtcatattaaaattataatctaaataattttatcccGTATGAAAGGTGAAATAAATTATTCaacttataattttaattttaatcttataattataattataaaatatcCCATTtaaaaccaaacgacccctaaaagtCTAAACCGAGCAACAAGTAATAAGAAACACATATGAAATTCACCAGCCAAAGTCATCAAGCTCGTAATGGGGATTAAGCCAAAGTGCTTTCACGGGTTAATTTTGGAGAGCTCTGACTCGTTTCGGTCAATGTTCAGCAGCCCATCTTGACTCGCCGTCTGGACGATTCAAGTAGGGATTTACTTCatgaattatatatttttcaacttAGATCATGGGCGACTTAAAAGAATCACACTATAATAAGTCAAATTTGACAATCCTAAGGTTAACCTAATCCCACCAAAAAAGGCTATTTTCAAGACTTATGCGGTTTGCCAAATGGGCTCTTAATTTTGGAGAGCTTTGACTCGTTTCAGTCAATGTTCAGCAGCCCATCTTGACTCGCCTTCAGGACGATTCAAGGAGGGATCTAGttcatgaattatatatgttttcaaCTTAGATCATGGGCGACTTAAAAGAATCACACTATAATAAGTCAAATTTGACAATCCTAAGGTTAACCTAATCCCACCAGCTAAATAGGCATTTGGATCGGTTTAAAAAATTAGATGAAATCAACGTTTggtgttgtattttttagatttcaaaaatttaaataaaaaatttaacccataaatttatattttgttaaaaaaatccataagttggtagatatttttaacaattactctcaCTGatcatttaccaacctcattaacttccaccaacctttatttatgtctactaACCTCATTACTATTCaggttaaattttcgtttttattgaactaaattttgatcaattggtgttgtattttttttctagtagctattaattttagaaaatataagattgtataagatggaatgttttccaaattaaTCTTGTGGggttttatgtttataaagaaaatataattatattGGTGCGTATCCAATATGATttaaatcatgtccaaacggctcctaagaATGATAGGATCAACCTAATGCAATAACGAGTTGTCTCAATTATGTATTTTCTTTTCGATCAAATTTACAAGAAATTTTTGGGTGGAACTGCACTACAAATAAAAAGTAGAGTAACTTAAATAATGGAATTctagattattatttttacaaattttaCCTAGAATAAATGATCCAAAAAAGTAAGtgaatttaaaatataataatttttattttttaaaattatataacaaaaagaaaattatataacATCAGAGGAATGAAATAATttagatgaaaaataatttagctGTGTATCCAATAAATGTAAAAAGGTTGGGAGAACACTGAGGTATTATGCGCAAGCATCGGGAGTAGTTTATAAAGAGGTAAATGTTAAACGACAAATGCCACAACATCATGGGCCGACCAGAGCTGGCCTTCTGATTCCCACATTCGGCTGTGGCTCTAATAACTACTATTGTCTCTTATTAATTGTTGTGGCGTATGTTGCTGCGTGTTCTTCACTGCCCAATCTGCTTCTGCAGTGCCTACTCCCAGAatacctttctttcattctcACTTCCAACTTTCAACCTCTTTCTTGCTATATCCTCCCATCTCTGCTCAACTGTTGTTTCCATTTGAcgaaaaaaagttaaaattcttAGATGGCTTCAATAGTAGTAGCTAAGCTGCATCCTCCTTCGCTGGCCATCAGTGGAAGACAAACCCTTTTCGGAATTGTTCAGACATCTACTCTTTCTGTCCCCATAAGTAAGCTTCTTCAACTTCTGCAATTAGAATTTCGTTTTCTCTTTTGAACTGTGTGTATTTTGTATCAACTCATGTAAAACCAAGCTTTTCTAGACTGAACCACCTTTATTTAGTTACTACTACTTTGGTCAAACACGagacatttttttctttatttgttcttgattATGCTATCGGCTTGGCAGTTCTGGTTTTGTTATTGACAGTGCATAACTTGGATTTTGGACAATaaagttcacctttttagtCTTATTGAAGTATAATCTTGAGGTTGTGTTGTAATTTGGTAGGTGAAATTTCAGTAGTAAAACCAGGGTTGTACCTTTTGGTGAAGGGGTAAATGACCCGGTTTACTAGGGTGAACTGTTGATCTTGATGTCACTCGACAGTCCCCATAGGCATCTATTATTTCATCATGCACTACTGCTAGATCCTCATATAGTTGTAGTTGGAGAAGGTGAATTCTGCTGGTCATCTGGACATCTACCTTTTATTTAGTATCCTTAAAATGGAGTGAAGAACATGGGATGATGCTACATTTCACTAGTTTCGTGATAATTGTGGTGTCTGaagtctaaagggttcaagttgagtaggaccaagacagagtacatggagtgcaagttcagtgacgtGACACATGAGCGTGGcatggaagtgaggcttggtacccaggccatccaaaagaaaggaagtttcaaatatcttgggtctattatacaagaaaatggggatattgatgatgatgtctcACATTGTATTGATatagggtggatgaaatggaggctcgcttcaggagtctttgtgtgataagaaggtgccaccaaaactgAAAGGCAGGTTCTACAAAGTGGTTGTGAGAACGACTTTGTTGTACGGGGCAGAGTGTTGGGCAGTCAAGAGCTCTCacgtccaaaagatgaaagttgcggaaatgagaattttgcgatggatgtgtgagCACACCAGAcgagataggattaggaatgaagatatccgggataaggtgggagtggcatcagtggaggacaagatgcgggaagcgaggctgagatggtttgggcatgtgaggaggagagacacagatgcctcagtacggaggtgtgagaggttagctatggatgatttcagaagaggtaggggtgggccgaagaagtattggggagaggtgcttagacaggacatggcgcagtttcagcttaccgaggacatgaccttagataggagggtatggaggactcagattagggtggaaggctagtaggtagtcgcaGTTTTGATAGTCTATtgtcctttgattcttgctattatatgttatttcttctacttcgattatcttatttatctgtaGTAGCTGCTGCTTCCTTTTTTCAGACTgctttatcataacttattCGCTTTTTTTAGTTTCGTTTTCATTTTGCTTTGAACGCTTGTGCTTATCGATCTTTTCTCGTcgtgttttctcttgagccgagggtctttcgaaacAACCTacctatcttccgagataggggtaaggtagGTGTACATTTTACCCTCTCCGGACCCGTATTGTGGGATTTcaccgggtatgttgttgttgttgtgtacgAAGTACGAACCAATTTGTGTGCATCTAGAATAAATCCACGGGACTGGCTCCCACCAACATAGGTGGTACACCAAGGCTTGGGTGTGGCGGATTCGGATTTTCATTCGGGTGTTCGGAAAAATAATTGAACCTAAATGTACCGTAATATATGTTcggggtgttcaaaagttaatatatgtacataaacacataaaatttaccctaaatatacactgtaattttttgtccAGAGTGTTCGCGTGAACACCCTGGGCTTTTGGTACATCCGCCCCTGGCTTGGACAGATAGGAAGAAATCTCCTATAATGTTTTTGCTACATTTCACTAGAGTTCAAAGACTCTTGAGCCGAggatctttcggaaacaacctccctatattccgaggtaggggtaaggtctgcgtacactttaccctcccccgACCCctcattgtgggatttcactgggtatgttgttgttgtgttgtcaCTAGAGTTCAAAGACTAGTATGAATGTTTATTGTTTATAAAGGCATATATCATCCATAGAGAAGACTTGACAAGGAGAGCTAGAGATTACTCAATTAACTAACATCATTTACATGCAAAAGAAATATTGCAATTCCATATTTACTATAGATAGAGTTAAATAAGCCTTTTAATGAGGCTATTCTGAATTCGTGATTTAACTTTTGGCTGCTATGGAGGTGAACGAGCCTGTAAATAGAACATTCATGAAGCTTCATTTGATTTGCAAAATCCATTTCTCAATTAACAGTTATAGAACAAGTGATACGGATAAACCAGGTAAAATTGACtttgaaagcttttcaaaaaaattgactttgaAAGCTTATTGAAGATGCCGAGTCATGTTCAGATTCTGGATTCTGATAAATTGTCTTGACAGTTATAAAGTTTCTCCTGTTCAATTTCTGTCTTGTCTCCTCCTGGTTGGTTTTCATGGTTT
This genomic interval carries:
- the LOC132044317 gene encoding long-chain-alcohol O-fatty-acyltransferase-like, which produces MDIPVEIQNFIRVWFAAIGALCFCYYFLTRIPSGIFRLFFVLPIVYFFLILPLDLSSFHLGAPTIFYLVWLANFKLLLFCFDQGPLSSYSSLPLLHFLSIALLPVRAKHVTRVDDNNRRDREVVSDKHVIRDNNNKPIVIPQVKSEPIVTGTKIVSDRPLVQEKAFKRKYISEGKEFVSNKDATRDGSKISTHSCLIWVKLILLGAIIWAYNYRELLHSNVILVLYCLHVYLAVELILGLTVVPARALLGLEIETQFNDPYLATSLQDFWGRRWNLMVPGILRPSVYFPVRAISTRVLGKELAKLPAIFATFLVSGLMHELIYYYLSRARPTWEVTWFFVLHGICVCVEVTLKKVLGGGWQINRVVSGVLTLGFVAWTGDWLFFPQIIRNGLDQKAINEYYVLVGFFKDRLLPVLGF